The Pseudomonadota bacterium genome includes a region encoding these proteins:
- a CDS encoding DUF3883 domain-containing protein gives MSEFRDIDFRSKAFRGGNLKRTFDFAVRGLPRHMLRGEQFVDPDWAFGIYEREIRQLDDFNIHPKWFSSGVLGAALISLKLCPQTQELWRRFAQHEVYRDEIGSDAPGFLRDLVERHQNDRRLTRSQYYQMFLFQAALAMARAWTHHGNPDLRYQFLPPVPDAAELIAEVRTLCNERHSLTGFRPPRVTRDHWVELQMPQVVHEPDYEQVLQLAQWAATLEETPPSADALEEALAWVAQPHPPLEFRHPAVLAATVVTIAQAPESRDLWNRVFGFLGCRKPNNGRKPYSDLSACLIDCIRLANRSNDPERAATALYGRARVLVDLWLEDPDQWRVALPRAPKERPLDDLWADLNVNFAPQVIFECERPALMLDPDDDESGGEGGNGAASRKKPDPDTARKRLETGEAAEQWFLNNYQSVYPEFRGVPLVDCRERRSGYDFKLKPKQEGPWRVELKSLSKGGAVSLTNRQWERAQLEGENYFLIIIRGIQSDRPNAMVIRNPFAKLKPKRQKPVQSISWRLESDDLEEAADNSEEE, from the coding sequence ATGAGTGAATTCCGCGACATCGACTTCCGCTCCAAGGCCTTCAGGGGCGGCAACCTCAAGCGCACGTTCGACTTCGCCGTGCGCGGCCTTCCGCGCCACATGCTGCGCGGTGAGCAGTTCGTCGACCCCGACTGGGCGTTCGGCATCTACGAGCGCGAAATTCGGCAGCTCGATGACTTCAACATTCACCCCAAGTGGTTTTCCTCCGGGGTGCTGGGCGCGGCGCTGATCAGCCTAAAGCTGTGCCCCCAGACGCAGGAGCTGTGGCGCCGATTCGCGCAGCATGAGGTATACCGAGACGAGATCGGCTCGGACGCACCGGGATTCCTGCGTGACCTGGTCGAGCGCCACCAGAACGACCGGCGTCTGACCCGCAGCCAGTACTACCAGATGTTCCTCTTTCAGGCCGCACTGGCGATGGCGCGGGCCTGGACACACCACGGCAACCCGGATCTGCGCTACCAGTTCCTGCCACCGGTGCCGGATGCAGCCGAGCTGATTGCCGAAGTCCGCACGCTCTGCAACGAGCGACACTCACTGACGGGCTTTCGCCCGCCCCGGGTGACCCGGGACCACTGGGTCGAGCTGCAAATGCCCCAGGTCGTCCACGAACCCGATTACGAGCAGGTCTTGCAGCTGGCCCAGTGGGCCGCAACCCTGGAAGAGACCCCGCCGAGCGCAGACGCCCTTGAGGAAGCGCTGGCGTGGGTGGCTCAGCCCCACCCGCCGCTGGAATTTCGCCATCCGGCCGTGCTTGCTGCCACGGTGGTCACCATCGCCCAGGCACCCGAAAGCCGGGATTTGTGGAACCGGGTGTTCGGGTTTCTCGGCTGCCGCAAGCCCAACAACGGCCGTAAGCCGTATTCGGATCTGTCGGCCTGCCTGATCGACTGCATCCGGCTGGCCAACCGCAGCAATGACCCGGAGCGGGCCGCAACCGCGCTCTATGGCCGCGCCCGGGTTCTCGTCGACCTGTGGCTCGAGGATCCGGATCAGTGGCGCGTGGCGCTGCCCCGCGCCCCAAAGGAGCGGCCGCTGGACGATCTCTGGGCCGATCTCAACGTCAACTTCGCCCCGCAGGTCATCTTCGAGTGCGAGCGCCCTGCGCTGATGCTGGATCCCGATGACGATGAATCCGGCGGGGAGGGCGGCAACGGAGCAGCCAGCCGGAAGAAGCCCGACCCGGATACGGCCCGAAAGCGCCTGGAAACCGGAGAAGCGGCCGAGCAGTGGTTTCTGAACAACTACCAGTCCGTGTACCCGGAGTTTCGTGGGGTTCCCCTGGTGGACTGCCGAGAGCGCCGGTCTGGGTATGACTTCAAGCTCAAGCCGAAACAGGAGGGGCCCTGGCGCGTTGAGCTCAAGAGCCTCTCCAAAGGCGGAGCGGTCAGCCTGACCAACCGCCAGTGGGAGCGGGCCCAGCTCGAGGGCGAGAACTACTTCCTGATCATCATCCGGGGCATCCAGAGCGACCGCCCGAATGCGATGGTCATCCGCAATCCCTTTGCGAAGCTCAAGCCCAAGCGGCAAAAGCCCGTGCAGAGCATCAGCTGGCGCCTCGAAAGCGACGATCTGGAGGAGGCCGCTGACAACTCAGAGGAGGAATGA
- a CDS encoding DEAD/DEAH box helicase has translation MSMQPVISFSVDILDCLANIPKQENKRVRNFITKFRQDPFSSGINYEKINDAADPNYRSVRMGDNYRGIVLKPDTGNVYILLWVAKHDDAYDWARRNRCNIHPETGSIQVFDATHVEPVEQPEARPQRPEVPPLFHERRDRELLRLGVPEERLDLVREIHTEEELEALEERLPREAFEALYLLAAGTDLDEVMREYALPAGPVDTTDFASALERDHSRRRFVVVDDDVELERILDAPLEKWRVFLHPSQRRIVEWECNGPIRVLGGAGTGKTVVAMHRARWLARNVFAGRDQRILLTTFTANLATDIRENLKKICQPEELDRIEVIHVDAWVSRFLRASKYPHRVVYSGQPAMRKLWQLALDNAPAELDLPESFYFEEWDRVILPQRVTSKTDYFRARRIGRGVALNRRQRAQIWPVFEEMHMRLQQQGLRPAEMAKQDVVELMNEGQSFRPYASVIVDEAQDMGPDAMKLIRAMIPEERPNDLFIVGDGHQRIYRNRFALSHCGINIRGRSRKLRINYRTTEETRCFAVAVLEGQEIDDLDEGLDTSMDYRSLMHGRPPEIGLLDDQKTELDWISERIEELLERGIAGADICVVARTNRLVAQLEEGLKQRELATRRLSRDAGDDRNQEGVRLATMHRVKGLEFSYVFLACINAGICPLEAAVGNTEDPTERRSSELNERALFHVAASRAIRRLWVSSSSEPSAFLTQNAS, from the coding sequence ATGAGCATGCAACCAGTCATCAGTTTTTCAGTCGATATTCTCGACTGCCTGGCCAATATCCCCAAGCAGGAGAACAAGCGGGTTCGCAACTTCATTACCAAATTCCGCCAGGATCCGTTCAGTTCGGGGATCAACTACGAAAAAATCAATGATGCCGCTGATCCGAACTATCGGTCGGTGCGCATGGGCGACAACTACCGCGGCATCGTGCTCAAGCCGGACACGGGCAATGTCTACATTCTCCTCTGGGTTGCCAAGCATGACGACGCCTATGACTGGGCCCGCCGGAATCGCTGCAACATCCATCCGGAAACCGGCAGTATTCAGGTGTTCGATGCCACGCATGTCGAGCCTGTTGAACAGCCTGAGGCCAGGCCGCAACGGCCGGAAGTGCCGCCGTTGTTTCATGAACGGCGTGATCGGGAACTGCTGCGCCTGGGTGTACCCGAAGAGCGGCTCGACCTGGTACGTGAAATCCATACCGAAGAGGAGCTCGAAGCCCTGGAAGAGCGGCTACCGCGCGAGGCCTTCGAGGCGCTTTACCTGCTGGCCGCTGGCACTGATCTGGATGAGGTCATGCGCGAGTATGCGCTGCCGGCCGGCCCGGTTGACACTACGGACTTTGCATCCGCGCTGGAGCGGGATCATTCCAGGAGGCGCTTTGTCGTCGTGGACGATGACGTCGAGCTGGAGCGGATTCTCGATGCGCCGCTGGAGAAATGGCGGGTTTTTCTGCACCCCTCGCAGCGTCGAATCGTCGAATGGGAATGCAATGGCCCGATTCGGGTTCTTGGCGGCGCCGGAACCGGCAAGACCGTGGTCGCCATGCACCGGGCGCGCTGGCTGGCGCGCAATGTGTTCGCCGGGCGCGATCAGCGCATCCTGCTGACCACGTTCACCGCCAATCTCGCGACCGATATTCGCGAAAACCTGAAGAAGATTTGCCAGCCCGAGGAGCTGGATCGCATCGAGGTTATCCACGTCGATGCCTGGGTGTCGCGGTTTCTGCGCGCCAGCAAATACCCGCATCGAGTGGTCTACTCCGGTCAGCCGGCCATGCGCAAGCTCTGGCAACTGGCGCTCGATAATGCGCCGGCCGAGCTAGACCTGCCTGAAAGTTTTTACTTCGAAGAGTGGGACCGCGTGATCCTGCCGCAGCGGGTCACCAGCAAGACTGACTACTTCCGGGCCCGGCGCATCGGTCGAGGCGTGGCACTGAACCGTCGCCAACGGGCACAGATCTGGCCGGTGTTCGAGGAAATGCACATGCGGCTCCAGCAGCAAGGCTTGCGGCCGGCTGAAATGGCCAAGCAGGACGTCGTCGAACTGATGAACGAAGGGCAGAGTTTCCGCCCTTACGCCTCGGTCATTGTCGACGAAGCTCAGGATATGGGGCCGGATGCAATGAAGCTGATCCGAGCCATGATCCCGGAAGAACGTCCCAACGACCTGTTCATTGTCGGCGACGGTCACCAGCGCATCTACCGCAACCGCTTTGCGCTGAGTCACTGTGGCATCAATATTCGCGGGCGCAGCCGAAAGCTGAGAATTAACTATCGGACCACGGAAGAGACGCGATGTTTTGCCGTTGCCGTTCTGGAAGGCCAGGAGATCGATGACCTGGATGAGGGTCTTGATACCAGCATGGACTATCGATCCCTGATGCACGGCAGGCCGCCGGAAATCGGCTTGCTGGACGATCAGAAGACCGAACTCGACTGGATTTCCGAGCGCATTGAAGAATTGCTAGAGCGTGGTATTGCGGGTGCCGATATCTGCGTGGTGGCTCGCACCAACCGTTTGGTAGCGCAGCTGGAGGAGGGCCTGAAGCAGCGGGAACTGGCCACCCGACGACTGAGCCGGGATGCCGGTGATGATCGCAACCAGGAGGGCGTGCGCCTTGCCACGATGCATCGGGTCAAGGGGCTGGAGTTCAGCTACGTCTTCCTGGCTTGCATCAATGCCGGGATTTGTCCGTTGGAGGCAGCCGTTGGCAATACCGAGGACCCGACTGAGCGACGCTCCAGTGAACTCAACGAGCGGGCGCTGTTCCACGTCGCCGCGAGTCGCGCAATACGCCGTCTCTGGGTCAGCAGTTCCTCAGAGCCAAGCGCGTTCCTGACTCAGAATGCTTCCTGA
- a CDS encoding DUF3596 domain-containing protein, with amino-acid sequence MGKVRVRPETGRLYLDFTYHGVRCREYTALSDKPANRRSVQKLLDRIEREIALGTFNYGSTFPGSKLADRFVGLEAGGGSAAGRAGAGGVDHTPRFRAFAETWVDENRPAWRRSYEETVIGTLNQYLLPRFGNRTVGSITRAELLAFRADLSKTVSVRGKPLSNTRINKIMGFARQILNEAADRYEFRRSFQGIKPLKQKKPDIHPFTLEEVNRILQTVRSDYRNYLAVRFWTGLRTGEANALRWDRIDFDNNVILVRDTLVRGRLQSDTKTYDSARDVPMLPPVRDALLDQRRRVPKGVDWVFCTRRGSPIDNQNFTKRVWAPLLAELGLKYRRPYQTRHTAATLMLGAGEAPEWIARVLGHTTTEMLFRVYSRYVPNLTRQDGSAMARLLASQAGALNYNDNNQEDD; translated from the coding sequence ATGGGTAAGGTGCGCGTCCGCCCTGAAACTGGCCGTTTGTACCTGGATTTCACCTACCACGGCGTTCGGTGCCGAGAGTACACGGCGCTTTCCGACAAGCCCGCGAACCGGCGATCCGTCCAGAAGCTGCTGGATAGGATTGAGCGTGAGATTGCCCTCGGAACCTTCAATTACGGAAGCACCTTTCCGGGCAGCAAGCTCGCCGACCGTTTCGTGGGGCTGGAAGCTGGCGGAGGATCGGCTGCTGGCCGTGCCGGGGCAGGGGGAGTAGACCACACCCCCCGCTTCCGAGCCTTCGCCGAAACCTGGGTCGACGAGAACCGCCCCGCCTGGCGCCGCTCCTACGAGGAAACGGTGATCGGCACCCTGAACCAGTACTTGCTGCCGAGGTTCGGCAACCGGACGGTCGGCTCGATCACGCGCGCCGAGCTGCTGGCGTTCCGGGCGGATTTGAGCAAGACGGTCAGTGTGCGCGGCAAGCCGCTGAGCAACACCCGGATCAACAAGATCATGGGGTTTGCCCGGCAGATCCTGAATGAGGCGGCCGACCGCTACGAGTTCCGGCGCTCGTTCCAGGGCATTAAGCCGCTCAAGCAGAAAAAGCCGGATATCCACCCATTCACGCTCGAGGAGGTCAACCGGATTCTCCAGACCGTGCGGTCGGACTATCGCAACTACCTGGCCGTGCGCTTCTGGACGGGACTCCGGACCGGTGAGGCCAACGCCCTGCGCTGGGACCGGATCGATTTCGACAACAACGTGATCCTGGTCCGCGACACCCTGGTACGCGGGCGGCTGCAGAGCGACACCAAGACCTACGACTCCGCCCGGGATGTGCCGATGCTCCCGCCGGTACGTGACGCGCTGCTCGACCAGCGCCGGCGCGTGCCCAAGGGCGTGGACTGGGTGTTCTGTACCCGCCGCGGCTCGCCGATCGACAACCAGAACTTCACCAAGCGCGTCTGGGCGCCTCTGCTGGCCGAACTCGGCCTCAAGTACCGTCGGCCCTACCAGACCCGCCACACGGCCGCGACGCTGATGCTCGGCGCCGGTGAAGCACCAGAGTGGATTGCCCGGGTGCTGGGCCACACCACCACCGAAATGCTCTTTCGGGTTTACAGCCGTTACGTGCCCAACCTGACCCGTCAGGACGGCTCGGCGATGGCGCGCCTGCTGGCCTCCCAGGCCGGCGCACTCAACTACAACGACAACAACCAGGAGGACGACTGA
- a CDS encoding helix-turn-helix transcriptional regulator → MIKCHLSSLMGEKKLRIADVARETGLNRNTVTRLYHETATRVELDQIDALCEFLDCGVGELFEYVSPTAESE, encoded by the coding sequence ATGATTAAGTGCCACCTATCCTCACTGATGGGTGAGAAAAAGCTCCGTATCGCCGACGTAGCAAGGGAAACGGGGCTGAACCGAAACACTGTCACTCGCCTCTACCACGAGACCGCGACGCGGGTAGAGTTGGATCAGATTGACGCCCTTTGCGAGTTTCTCGATTGCGGGGTGGGTGAGCTCTTCGAGTACGTTTCTCCGACGGCCGAGAGCGAATGA